In Puntigrus tetrazona isolate hp1 chromosome 15, ASM1883169v1, whole genome shotgun sequence, the DNA window TCAGAAGTTCGTTCATTGGAGAATCATCGAGCGGATAGAGCAGAATGTGCTCAGAATGTTCCTTTGTCTTTCCATTTGGCCTCGTGGCAATGACATTGCTTGATTTGGTGCAGAGAACGCATATCTTTCCTTTACTGATGACATCTTTCACTTTTTGTGCATCTTCCTTGCTGAACACGTCCTCGATTACAGCATCTTCTTTCGTACACTGATCCAACGGGACAGAGATTGCTATCGCATACTGAGCATCGGCCTTTGGCTGGACGCTGGAAGACAACGCAGTATCACAATTCTCATGAAGCGCTGTGTTTACCTTgtgcattttttacattcaaactgcatgtaaatgcacatacattttgCTCATTTAGAACATTTGATAAACGTGATACAAAGTGACTTACTTCTCATCAAAATAGTTGATGATTTTAGCAAGGGCAGCGAGGCTCACCTCAGCCCGAATGCCCTGAACACTCAGATGAAGCAGGCAGAGGACGACGAGAGCCCTCAGTGGTGCCTTAAAGAGAAAACGGTATTCATTTCAGctcaaaacttaatttcttgTATGGGTTGAAGAGTGTTTGGCTACAGCAAAGAGAGCATAGTCACTGAATTGAAACTTACCATTGTGAAGAAGAAGATTGTGTGCTGTTGTTTCTCTTCTGACAGTCAGGAGGAAATGAGGCATATATAGGCGGAGAGCGGTGACGAAAGTAACACAGAATGAAAGTAACGAAGCCATTTACTCAAACCCTGACTATATTTGCTTTTCAAGCGATGACGGCACATTCAGCACACAGCGCTTGACTGAGATGGGAACTATCATGCGAAAGTAGTTTTCGAGTACGATAAGTAAATTACTATTTTTCGAATTAATTACGTAGCGTTTCTCATTTCGTGTGTTACGGTAACGCGATACAGTTCACCCCGAACCACCAGCCCATGCATAAATTGCACTAAAATTGCACTAAATCGAAACTTAACACTGTGAAGAAAAAGATACTTTGTAGAGATGCAGTGCTTTTGTTTCTCTTCTGACAGTCGGGAGGAAATGAGTCACATACTGGAGGAGAGTAGCGTTGAGGAAAGTAACACAGATTGAAAGTTGCGTTTCTCGTTTCATGTGTTACAATAACGTAACACCATGTCCAATTGCTACAGCTGCTGTACCAAAGCTAAGTTGCGGGGTCACCGACTCGGAAGTGAACGACGAGAGAACGAGGGTCATACAAGTGCTGGTcgtataattaaaatatcatcaaaatgttgatttattcCACTAATTCCATTCGAAAAGTGAAACTTATGTAttctattcattcattacacaccgactgatatatttcagacgttaatttcctttaattttgatgattatacaGTAAGTGACAACAaatgaaaaccccaaattcaTGATTTTGCTTCAGACCAATACAGAGACAGGATTTTTagagatttttagattttttttaggctccttttgcctgaattactgcagcGATGCGGCGTGGAGGCGATCGGTCTGTGGCGCTGCTCAGGTGTTATGAGAGCCCAGGTtgctctgatagtggccttcGGCTCTTCTGCATCGTTGGGTCTGGCATATCGCATCATCTACTTGAATATCACAATACCCCATTGATTTTCTATGGGGTTAAGGTCAGgcgagtttgctggccagttAAGAACGGGGATGCCAAGGTCCTCAAACCAGGTACCGGTAGCTTTGGCGCTGCTTGCGGGTGCCAAGTCTTTTTGAaaatctgcatctccataaagttggCCAGCAGCAGGAAGCACAAAGTGCTCTAAAACCTCCTGGTGTACGGCTGCGTTGACCTTaaacctcagaaaacacagtggaccaacaccagcagatgacacgACTGACTGTGGAAACATTACACTGGACCTCGAGGAAGCAACATGCATTCTGTTGattcttcctccagactctgggaccctgatttccaaaggaaatgcaaaatttactttcTTCAGAGAACATAACTTCGGGCCACTCAGCAGCAGTCCAGTGCTTTTTGCCTTCTTGAGACGCTCCTGACGCTGTCTGTTGTTCAAGAGCGGCTTGACACAAGGAATGCGACGGCTGGAAAAAATGTCTTGCATACGACTGTGCAAAGGTGGAACATGCGATATGCCAAAAATGATATCTACAATGATCTGAAAACTAAATGACCTCACAATGACCTAAAACAAACAGTTAGACTTAAGTTAACACTTTTATCTGCTTCAAGGTGTTCGTATTTGTGCAGAAATTAGTCTGAAATTGAGAACTGAGAACTGCTGCgcaaagatttatttttcctcGTGCAGCAAGCCGTTATATATCAGTAATTATAACGAGACAGCTGCCATCTAAAATAAGTATAAGAGCAATGAGAACTTTTCTAAatatttgagcttttttttagcTATACAATCACAAGCTGCATTACATTTACTTAGAGTACATTCATTGATTTGATGTTTGAGAACTTAAACTTTAGACTCGAAGAGGACAGGAGTGAGAACAGTTTCATTCACGAAGCGATAGAAGGGGACGCGTTTCACAATCTCTAAAAGATTATAGGATCTGTGGCAATTTTCGGTAACATTAAAGTCCTTCTTGTAGACAAAGGCTTTAATTCCACTGtgatttttcaatttttcaagGTTTGGTATAATGTCATATGCGCTGGATATTTTCAGACAGGGAGAGTAGACGGAGTAGATGACAACACAGCTGTCGCTTTCTCTACGTTCTAAGAATTTCGGAAAAGTTAAGGCTGAGTCGTCTTGGAGCAGGACAGATACTGGCTTACATTCGCAATTTTCTGCTTCTTCCCAAATACAATTAACGGGTCCTGCTGCCATGAGGTCTGTACCATTGTAAAACTTATTGTCAGTGTTATAAATGGCATTTGTCACATTCGTAGAATTGTTGGAAGTCAGAAAGCTTGATGAAACAAAGTTCTCTTGACACTGTTTCCTCAGTACATTGATGGCTACAGCATACGACTTCTTTCTGGTGTTAGCATAGCTGCAAAACATCAAACAGGGCAAGATTTGAACATCTGATGATTTTGTTCCTCTATGTTCTACATCATGTatgtaaatagtatttttttaaaaacttgattTCATGCGTCACGCTCACTTCCGCTCAAAGAACTTAATGATTTTGGTGAGAGCTGTGAGGTTCATCTTCTGTTCTTTCTCACTTTCCGTCCCACGATGAAGCAGAAAGAGCAGCAGGAGTCCATTCAGAAACATTATGAATTTCTAAAAGAGATAAAACTCAGACTGGTAACACAGACACCTTCAGCacgaagaacattttaaaatgcaaagggACATATAAAGCGTCTTTTGCGGAATAAAAGGATGCGATCACAACTTCACGATTAGGAGTAAATGagtgaaagtgaatgaaaaacacGAGCATTACTGACCGTTGATGCTGGAGGTTCAGGGGTGACGCGGGAGTCTTCTTCGAAAGCAGGAGTGAAGATGCCACTGATGGAGAGcatatttatagtcctggaccCTACACTGGACCTCTTCATCAACATCCAATCCGCCAAAAACTATGTGATCACTTAATCTTCCAGTGAGGTCTTGGCAGGGTTTAAGCATCTCCTTTGAGTGAGTAACCCCACCGCTCCACCCAAATGTCACATGGCCAAAAACACAACCACATTTTAGAGGACACATCAGACACTTCATATTAATGGTTTCACTTActtactgtaaactaaaaaaatttatcatttattgaaCGGGTCTAACATTAGAACAACAAACAATCACACGATGCCCGTTTCTTTTgttgttcgtttttttaatttgtaagaaattatatacagaaatacagaaataattagTTGTCTTATATTTATCAtcactgtaatttttattttaatttattattattattattattattattattattattattattattattattattattattattatatcatttttaattaaaaatgtttgcgtCCCACTCATTGTCCAAAATTCTAAATGTTCCTCAAAAGCGTTTGGAGCTTCTggaatttttatgtatttatttaattatttattagttgtcaaacaattaattgatattaattacatccaaaattaaggttttagttagcataatatatgtgagtgttttgtgcatatatattatatatatatatatatatatatatatatatatatatatatatatatatatatatatatatatatatagtatatatatatatatatatatatatatatatatacacatatatatacacacacatatatatatatatatatatatatatatatatatatatatatatatatatatatatagatatagatatagatatatatatacacatacataattatatatatatatatatatatatatatatatatatatatatatatacacacacacagtatatatatatagatatagatatacacaaatatatatatatatatatatacatatacaataaataaatacacacaacacaTATAGTCTATATTTtgtctatatatgtatttacatgtctatatttatgttcatataatCAATATCacacataattatatttaaaataaactatttctgaaaaatatacaagcatgtgtgtgtattcatatatacataactgTAAAcagcacatatacatattttgtattaaaataaaacatttattttggatgatcaatcatttgacaacacttatacaaaaaagtacactttttgCACACTCGCATACttacaaaaacaattctaaTAATCATCATTAAAGAGTGTGTTCATGATTAAAGTTGTTGTTGTCTTAAGGAAACTGAGGTTTTCAAACCGTCTATGAATGCAAAATTCCCAGAGGCCTTTGgtcagtgtctgtgtgtgctgtacgttaaagcaaatatttactATGACGAAAGCTTAACTTGCGCCAACATTTAAAACCCGTACGTCAGTCAAGTAAACCTAATACATTTGTCAAGGTCCAGGGGCCtcattcataaaaatgtctGCCCATACGTTCATTCTACAAATAAACGATGCCCCTGATGTTTCCTGTAGACATGCCAGAAAGCTGATATTTACTGAGGGCATTTCTCAGCAGATGTGTAAATAGCACCATCCAGACGCAATATCAACGTGGAGGTAGGCTATTTTTAGTAGTTCCTGTGTTAATACACCCCACATATTTACCTCTAATCATTTCTATGTCAATCTTTACAGAGTAGTAAACACAGCTGACGTGCCCTCAgaagtatgtttgtttttgtgtttttgccatTTGCATTTGGGTGGATATGAAATACTCATCTAAGCAGACGCTTCAACCCTGCCAAAGACCTCACTGTGACTTCTTATACTCCAAAATAGCATCACAAGAgttacggtaaaaaaaaaaaactgtaaagctAGACATGTATGGTATCATGTGGAAGCTTAGAAGGGtaacaattttttatattttaaaataaaaacaatgcgtTATTTCAACAAAGGGCCATCGATGTAtggatatttgtttttaatgaattataaagAATCCCAGGCACCGCTGTCATTAAAAGTTATGAAAAGttagtatacatacatgtatattctataaatatctgtCATTGACACGCAACTAATGATTTATGACCAATTtgaatcaaccaatcaaatATCAACGATGTAAATGCGAAATGGTGAATAAATGTTgtagattttataaaaatgcattttattgcacataaaaaaataacgcTGAGTGTTACTGTCACCATTTTTAGGGAATACCGGTGAAGATCACCCTGTCAGTCCACCGGTCACCTTCAACACTCTCTGTCTGTTGAAGCAGTTTTTCACTTTCAAGGTTTAGAACGTAAGCAACGAAACGGGAACTGGATGAACTGGATATTAATCTAAAGCAAACTGAAACCAAACCCGAACCTTTGTTTCatcagaaatgacaaaaatctgCACGTGGAGCCTGTCAGTTGGGAGCTTAGAACTTCAGCTTTCTTCTATTCTTGTAAAACATGTAAGTTTAAGGTtacgatttttttaaataaaaacaatgcgtCATTTCAACAAACACGCCTTTTGGAGCCATCGATGTggggatgtttgtttttaatgaattatagaGAATTGCAGGCACCTCAAAACCGCTCTGTCTAAAATGCAACGCATGTATGACCATCAAATATATGAAGTAAATGCAAAATGGGCGAATGAATGTTgcagatttcataaaaatgcatttttcatgcattttcaatgcatttttaaagtggACAATGGTGTTACTTGTTGGAGCGGTTTTTCATTTCGAAAGTTTAGAACACGAATAACGAAACGGGAACCGGATGAACAGGACATTAATCTAAAGTAAACTGAAAGCAAACCTGAACCCGTTTTTGTCAAAAATCGCTCATGGAGCCTGTCAGTGAGCTTGTAATTCAGGCAAAGTTTTCAGATAAAAATGATAAGACGGCACACTCTACAAAGTGAATACTGTAGTATTTGAGTGTTGATTTAGGCCTACGTCAAAGTACATATCGCTGAGACACATGAAGCTTATCAAGATGAAATTTCCATTTATTGTGACTCATAATAATTCACATAACCTCATGTTGTGAAAAGAAAAACGCTGTATGTGAATTAAGGCAGGCAGCGCGCGTCCATGGGGGTGTTTTTTTCCCCGTTACAAGGATAACACTCAGTCTCGCTCACGTAACGGTAGAGAGGAACACGAGCTACAATCTTCTTGAAGTACTCTTGAAGATCTTGCTTCGGTTTGTCGGCCCAAAATATATCCTTAAAGACCAAAGCTTTCGCTGAGCTGTGCTTGCTCCAGGTCTCAAGGCCGGTCAGAATGTTATAAGGGCTCGACTCGTTAAGGCAGGACTTCACACAGGGAGATTTATACGTGTAGAAGACGGTACAGCTCTCTTTTAGTTTATTCAACAGGTTTTCCATGGGAGTAACGGGACGGTTTTCGGTAGGAGTGAGCAAGAGACGCTCAGCGTGTACGCTGAACCCGTCCATCTTTTTAACGCGCGCTACAATGAGCTCTTCGCCTTCGTAAAGCGGATTAAACGTTTTCACATCCGGTCTCTCTTTATTCAGGAAGTTGTCGCGCGTTGGCAAGAAATCCTTTTCGCACTGAGCCGTACGCACGTTGATGGCGACGGCGTATTGCTGTGGATCCTTGTTCACACTAAAAGTCTGATAGCTGGAAAACATTGAAACGTTAAACATTAAACGAGCGCTCTATGACGAGAATATTGTTGCCTCCTTGTCGCGCCGATTTAGCTCCTCTTTtgaagcgtctgctaaatgcaaGAACGTAAATAGGCTCAGTAACATCGGGTGTACTTACTTCTGATCAAAGAAGCTCACAATACGACCGAGTGTGTGAACGTCCACAGTCTGCGGCTTCGTGCTTtgagacaaaagaaaaagcaggAGAAGTCCTCTAAGAGGAGCCATGGACTCCTAGATTGACGCGATTAAATGCGATTAAACCCTCAAAAACTGGTAAAAATGCGAAGCAGGCATTCAAACAAGACGCCTAATGATGTTACTTAGTAGTTAGTGAGTTCACACTGGTGTCTTCACAGGATGCGAGCCCTAACACCAACACCCGCTGCGTTCGTCCTCTCTCACGCTGTCGCAGCTGCGCaagcttgtttttctttcttgccAGAAATGCTAACATGCCCCCCAGAGTGTTCGTGCATTTTTTAGCCACGCTGTTCTttaagtatttttctttttcgcCTGCAAACGCAAACACCCTCACACCTGCAACGGCCTTGCCGTTCTCCCCTCGACCGCTCTCTCGCCTTCAAACAAAACCCGCACAAAGTTTgcaagacagacagaaacattttattcgACAGACAGAAACATCGCTAAGCATGCTAGATTTCAAAACATCTCCGTACGGGGCCGTGTACATTTCAGTTTTCGGGCGGAGGCAGGCAGCGCGCGTCCATGGGAGCGTTTCCTTCGACTTTACAAGCATAGCACTCCGTCTCGCTCACACAGCGGTAGAGGGGAACGAGAGCCGCAATCTGCTTGAATTTGGTCTGAAGATCTTTTTAGTGTCGAACTTCCAGAAGTTCTTGAAGACGAAAGCTTTAACCCCGCCGTGCTCTTTCCAGTTCTCCAGGGCCTTCAAAATGCTGTGACTGCCCGTGGCGTCCAGACACGTGTCGACACAAGGAGACTCGAAGGAGTAGAAAACAGAGCAGCCGTCCTTTCTTTTATTCAATAGTTTGGTCATGGGCGAGTTGTCAGCAGGATTCAGCAGCATAGACTCTGAATGCATGTTGTACTGCTTCTTTTTACTGATTACCACCTTTTTGGTTCCCGCGGCGATGAGCTCCGTACCTTGGTAAAGTGCGTTTGTTTCATCGGCGATAGCATTTTTCACATTCATGGCATCCTCTTGAGTCAGGAAGTTGTTCTGTGTGGGATTGAAGTTCTGCTGGCACTGTTCCTTCTCCACGTTGATGGCCGTAGCGTACTGGCGAGGATGTCCATCTCCGTCGACCCTCTTATAGCTGCAGAACAGCAAACAGGATCAAATATTGCCAAAGACACACACCCATCCTGTCTTATCAACGCTCGGCTTCCTCTTTGTCGCTTTTCTTCCTCATTTATCACTTTGAGGACCTCTTactttttattagatttaataGAAGGCTTACTTCTGCTCGATGAAGTTGATAATACGGGCGAGAGCGTTGATGTCCACGGCGTCACCTTCGACGCTTTCTACCCAGTCGGGACGCAGGAAGAGCAGCAGGAATCCGCTCAGAAAGACTGTGAACTTCTAAAATCGCGAaatgcaggggaaaaaaaaaagaaatgaagtgaTACCACGTGCATAGTttgtcataatatatatattacatgaagTACATTACGTGTTTTGAACGCGACTCACCATGGTTGCCGTTTCAGATCTTTAGGTCCAGAGACGCCGTGTGAGTCCCCACCCAAGAAGAAGTGATAAGAAAGGAAGGAGAAACTCATCCTATTTATTCTGAGACTGGACCAGccccttttgaaaaaaatagaaaaactcaCTCGATATCCTGATCTCAAATAATGGGTGAAAGTAAAAGGCACGGACACAAAATCCCCCAAAAAGCCAAGTTTAGAAGAAAACTGTTAAGCTTTTCGCATTTTTAAGATCTTGAAGTTGACCAAAATGTcaccatttttaatttaaaaaaaagtcaaatcaaaTGTTTGCCAAGTGGAAGTATTGCATTTGTTTCAGTAAGAATcaagattcatttttaaatgcatttccgTGGTATTTAGATAGCAGACCCTAATAGAGAATTCATTACAATTCATCTTTGATCTGTTTTGAAGGCCGATCTATGGGCCTGTTCCCTTCTCCTTTACACGTGTAACACTGATTACTCTCACAGCGGTAGAGGGGAACATGAGCCGCAATCTTCTTCAATTTGGTCTGAAGATCTTTTTCAGCGTCGAACTTCCAGAAGTTCTTGAAGACGAAAGCTTTAACCCCGCCGTGCTCTTTCCAGTTCTCCAGGGCCTTCAAAATGCTGTGACTCCTTTCCTCATTCAGACACGTGTCGACACAAGGAGACTCGAAGGAGTAGAAAACAGAGCAGCCGTCCTTTcttttattcaaaagtttggtcaTGGGCGAGTTATCAGCAGGATTCAGCAGCATAGACTCTGAATGCATGTTGTACTGCTTCTTTTTACTGATTACCACCTTTTTGGTTCCCGCGGCGATGAGCTCCGTACCTTGGTAAAGTGCGTTTGTTTCATCGGTGATAGCATTTTTCACATTCATGGATGTCCATCTCCATCGACTCTTTTATAGCTGCAAAACATAAACAGGATGACTAATGACAAACTcccatgtttttaatttatgacCACATATGCAatgcaatttaaacatttacattatatgtgcAATTAAGTGAAACAAATAATAAGTAGGAATTAGTCTttgcaaattattttttgacTTTCTGAAGTTGAATTTTGAGGTGTAATAATTACTCGCCAGTAGAGGGCGGTATTGCGATACTAAATGCATTATCAGAGGAAGCAAAGTAGATCTGTGCATGAATATAAAATAggtaatattacatttagatCGGTTCGTATGTATGTATCTACAGTTTAAAGCAGTCTTGAGCTGTGCAAAATATTTCAGAGCCGATGCAGGTTTGATCTATTTTCCATAATGGTCAAACTACCTGGTCATGGTTCGTTTGCTTAAGCTACAtgatgttaaaggaatagttcacccaaaaataaacatcctgtcatcatttactcaccctcgagtagctTTATGAAcgttcttcaaaacacaaatgaagatattttgaaaaaggttttgggtcaccattgactttcatagtatttttcttcctattatggaagtcaatggtgaccaaaaacagcctggttacaaacttcatacaggcttggaactacttgagggtttttaatttattgggTGAACATTTCCTTTAACTGTACATTCAAACAATATCTCGCTGTGGCTCTTATCTGTGCAcggttttgaataaaaaaaaaaacaacttcattAATGTGTCGTCGTTTGAAAGGGTTAcggtaaatgatttattttttattattgaaaaaacGTGCGTTTTTCTGTAATGTGAGCGTAATCAAGTCAAGACACGTGTTTGAGGATCAGATGAAAAACAGATCAGActgtagttttattttcatcCGTCTCTCCGTGTGATGAACATGTGCCGGACCTGTGaactttgacctctgacccctcaGATGACAGAGCGGGGTGAAGGAGAGGACGCTGTTTGAAGGTTGGCGTTTACTGGGGAAGACAGAGGGGTCGAAAGaagcatctgagagagagagaaaggaaagagtTTGACATAAAATagcatctgtctgtctatctgttatTCTCGAGGTGTTTAAGGAGGTTTTTGGGCCACAGGTGAAGCGTTTGATCGCCTGAGGAAGAACAGAGACGTGAATCATCCTGGAAAGTGTGAAGAGTCAGCGATGACTGCAGACAGATGTGCGAGAGTTCACACACATACGCtgacttctgttgtttttatgctAAATGACTTATGATGAAAAATATGGCTCCGGCAAGCTGAAATTAAACgggttaaataatattattattaattcatacaATACTTTTATCTccttttttgcatttcaaatcgaattgtttattttttgattgtcaattgctttatttttaaatttgttaattgctcattttatttagttttagtttttattaaaaaaaaaaaaaaaaaaaaaaaactctgctaATCCGATTGCTAAACCTAAAacctaaatttttttttaaacaaaatattagcTCTTATAGCAAAGCAcgtacaaacacaaacacggaTTATTGTTATATGAACGatttaattattgcaaaatatctGGAGGGTACAGAtacgcactcacacacatacaaaataaattaataaaaaaacattcaaacaaacGTTTTTGAGGCTGTATTACGCTTTCAGTATTTTACTCAAAGGTTTAGGTTTTAAGCATTATTGGGGACGACCAAATTCATATAGCAGTTTTGAGCATAcgagatgatatatatatatacttgctaaaaataaaaagtcactttttaatCCTCgaattatttcaaacaaatataattcGGATCTCCCGAGTTCCAGAACGCTGTATGATGTTCCAGTCGTCCCTCGTGTAAAAAAAGCACAAGCATCATTCAGATGTCAAGGAATGCATGAGAAAAATTCACTGCCCGCTATAAATCATTcgtgttttatttacaacacgTATCCAGCTCGGAGCTTTCGTCTGGCCTCACGAGAGCGGCTCTGAGCGAATGTCTCGTACAGAATACGGCCATTTCTCGTATTGCACTTCAACATGTTTCTCGGTGGAACGACgtctcctttttttgttttgattcgCCTTGTCTTGTTGTGTTTTCTGGGATCGCGGATAATTCTGCTGGAAGGCCTTTTGAAGAAGAGTTCAAGGGAACGTCTGAGATCTTTTGATCTGCCGGGCCGTGCCATCCAGTGCTGAAGAAGTCCTGTTTTTATTGCCAAGAGTTTTTGTATCTCCCGTCTGCGTTTCGACTTCGTGCCGTCCCTCCTTCGGGACGCCTTGAGCTTCACGACCCTCTCAGGCGATTTCAGGCCTCAGATAATGAAAGGAACCTGGAAGACACGTCGCCGTAAAGAGCgcgatttattaataatgttaaatgatTTCACGTGTGATGTGTTCTGCTAATGTTTGCATGACTTGAGCTCCGAAAGACAGCATGTGCCGTCCATTTGACACAGCAATCACGCTGGCGAACGCTGAGCCTCCTCTTTAAGAAGGACTCATTAAAGAGCTGCTGTATTTGTGTGGCGTCCATTTCATCTGAGCGTAACTGTACGAGCGTGGATAGTGAGTTAGACAAGCGCAGCTGCTTCTCATCATGATCCTGCCACAGGAGATTAGCATCCAACCatgacattcacacacacacacacacacaaacccgcTGCAGATATTACAGGATCAGACCTCTACAAAtcacatatatctatataccagcctgtgatgtgtgtgtgtgaagcctTT includes these proteins:
- the si:dkey-96g2.1 gene encoding uncharacterized protein si:dkey-96g2.1 codes for the protein MAPLRALVVLCLLHLSVQGIRAEVSLAALAKIINYFDENVQPKADAQYAIAISVPLDQCTKEDAVIEDVFSKEDAQKVKDVISKGKICVLCTKSSNVIATRPNGKTKEHSEHILLYPLDDSPMNELLKKADEKSCVVFYSYNSPCVTKCIQSADNILSGLSNWKNIRKENNVFVFNKIWQKDAWRKDMEKDLLKINEVPLYRCNKTNKMECQKCVEKNTQKVIAFCLPKK